A genomic region of Chryseobacterium sp. KACC 21268 contains the following coding sequences:
- a CDS encoding DUF1801 domain-containing protein, translating to MNPDITSYNQKLESEDEKIATLLSEEIAKHLPEAENKIWHAHPVWFLAGNPIVGYSKQKRGIRLMFWSGKSFAEEKLNVEGEKFQDASIFYNDVNEIDKDDLKRWLEKSREIQWDYKNIVKRKGVLERLK from the coding sequence ATGAATCCCGACATCACTTCCTACAATCAGAAATTAGAATCTGAAGACGAGAAAATCGCAACTCTTCTTTCCGAAGAAATTGCCAAACATCTTCCCGAAGCCGAGAACAAAATCTGGCACGCGCATCCAGTTTGGTTTCTAGCTGGAAATCCAATTGTCGGTTACAGCAAACAGAAACGAGGAATTCGATTGATGTTCTGGAGCGGAAAATCTTTCGCTGAAGAAAAACTGAATGTGGAAGGCGAAAAATTCCAAGACGCGTCTATTTTTTATAATGATGTGAATGAAATTGATAAAGACGATTTGAAACGTTGGCTGGAAAAATCCAGAGAAATCCAATGGGATTATAAAAATATTGTGAAGCGGAAAGGTGTTTTGGAACGGTTGAAGTAA
- a CDS encoding DinB family protein, with translation MIKELLISEFLQEAGNTRKVLEAIPDSALGWKSSEKTWSTAELASHVATIYAWYPEVLLSDAFELSDFKYERENHSASENILKKFEENFSLAKEAFEKLDENNLNTPWTMTMKEKVLIPPTPKYNIIRTTLFNHLYHHRGELIVYLRATGNKVPGFYGPTADDKF, from the coding sequence ATGATTAAAGAATTGTTAATCTCAGAGTTTCTGCAGGAAGCCGGAAACACACGCAAAGTCTTGGAAGCGATTCCAGATTCTGCGCTTGGCTGGAAATCTTCAGAAAAAACTTGGTCCACTGCAGAGCTGGCTTCGCACGTTGCAACGATTTATGCTTGGTATCCCGAAGTCCTTTTGTCTGATGCGTTTGAGTTGTCAGATTTCAAATACGAAAGAGAAAATCACTCGGCTTCGGAAAATATTCTGAAAAAATTTGAAGAGAATTTTTCTCTGGCCAAAGAAGCTTTCGAAAAGCTCGACGAAAATAACCTGAACACACCCTGGACAATGACGATGAAGGAAAAAGTCCTGATTCCACCAACGCCAAAGTACAACATTATCAGAACAACGCTCTTCAATCATCTATATCACCATCGTGGCGAATTGATTGTTTATCTCCGGGCAACAGGCAACAAAGTTCCAGGTTTTTACGGTCCGACTGCGGATGATAAGTTTTAA
- a CDS encoding nucleoside triphosphate pyrophosphohydrolase family protein, producing MEKIDSLNQVAEFHKTFNAPILDTPQIPSKERAELRVSLLQEELDELKKAIEDNDLVEVADALCDLQYVLSGAVLEFGLGDKFVELFNEVQRSNMSKACDNEIQAQETVEFYKAKGTDAYYEKSGDKYNVHRVADNKVLKNKYYSAADLSDIINK from the coding sequence ATGGAAAAGATAGACAGCCTGAACCAAGTTGCTGAATTTCACAAAACCTTCAACGCCCCAATTCTTGACACACCTCAGATTCCTTCAAAAGAACGTGCTGAGCTGAGAGTGAGCCTTTTACAGGAAGAATTGGACGAGCTGAAAAAAGCGATTGAAGACAACGATTTGGTGGAAGTTGCTGATGCACTTTGCGACCTTCAATACGTTTTGAGCGGCGCTGTTTTGGAATTTGGACTGGGCGATAAATTCGTGGAATTGTTCAATGAAGTTCAGCGTTCCAATATGTCCAAAGCTTGTGATAACGAAATTCAGGCGCAGGAAACAGTAGAATTCTACAAAGCCAAAGGAACAGATGCTTACTACGAAAAATCTGGCGATAAATACAATGTTCACCGCGTTGCAGACAACAAGGTTTTGAAGAACAAGTATTACTCCGCTGCTGATTTATCAGAT